In Sander vitreus isolate 19-12246 chromosome 7, sanVit1, whole genome shotgun sequence, a genomic segment contains:
- the fitm2 gene encoding acyl-coenzyme A diphosphatase FITM2: MPNPVPSGRPGAKLGASSNQANRWESDYSQMDVPTDSPPPVTSTKTRAPPSKETQMCSPARPVSGVNMAAVDVIVDNLVTLWRIPAVRQNFPLIFVLISVVGSLLKELQVVPQTYFSSSGNALNVYFVKVSWGWTLLLLTPFLLLSNSAFNRSVSFLSRRLLSLLVATAVWYACTQTFFFIEEVTGSCYETGTKEVLIKEFTAKASCRRAGFQWHGHDISGHSFILAYSALFIAEETAPMASLRTAGLSALPRMVLNLLYVALNLIVIVWVWMFACTSVYFHHTSHKLLGTLCGLAAWYLTYRVWYVKPLSPGLPPQRHPKEQKQNA, from the exons ATGCCGAACCCGGTGCCGAGCGGAAGGCCTGGAGCTAAGCTAGGCGCTTCCTCAAACCAAGCAAACAGATGGGAGAGCGACTACTCGCAGATGGATGTTCCAACCGACAGCCCCCCTCCTGTTACTTCAACGAAAACTCGGGCGCCCCCTTCAAAGGAAACGCAAATGTGCAGCCCAGCTCGTCCGGTCAGTGGTGTCAACATGGCGGCGGTAGATGTCATTGTGGACAACTTGGTGACACTCTGGAGGATACCGGCTGTCCGACAAAACTTCCCCTTGATATTTGTACTCATTTCGGTCGTGGGGTCGCTTCTGAAAGAGCTGCAGGTCGTCCCGCAGACATATTTCAGCAGCAGCGGAAATGCCCTGAATGT GTATTTTGTCAAAGTGTCCTGGGGCTGGACATTGCTGCTGCTgacccccttcctcctcctgtccAACTCCGCCTTCAACAGGAGCGTGTCCTTCCTCTCCCGGCGACTGCTGTCTCTGTTGGTGGCAACGGCCGTCTGGTACGCCTGCACCCAGACCTTCTTCTTCATCGAGGAAGTGACCGGTTCGTGTTATGAAACCGGCACCAAGGAGGTTCTCATCAAGGAGTTCACAGCCAAAGCCAGCTGCAGGCGGGCCGGCTTCCAGTGGCACGGCCATGACATCTCAGGGCACTCCTTCATCCTGGCCTACTCCGCTCTCTTCATCGCGGAGGAAACGGCGCCGATGGCCTCCCTAAGGACCGCCGGTCTCTCTGCACTGCCCAGGATGGTCCTCAACCTGCTGTACGTGGCCTTGAATCTGATAGTGATCGTTTGGGTGTGGATGTTTGCCTGCACCTCTGTTTACTTCCATCACACATCTCACAAGTTGCTAGGGACCTTATGCGGCCTGGCAGCGTGGTATCTTACATATCGGGTTTGGTATGTCAAACCTTTATCACCAGGGCTCCCCCCTCAGCGCCACCCGaaagaacagaaacaaaacGCCTAA
- the r3hdml gene encoding peptidase inhibitor R3HDML, which produces MGAACVQLLLAATLWMMPDMAATLWMMPHMGAAAAAEPLNMTRAGAETRSDFRMPTGAASRRKRAISSREINALLDYHNRVRSQVFPPAANMEFMLWDEGLAESADSWASRCVWDHGPTQVMRYMGQNLSVTSGRYQSITDLVQSWYEERHHFSFPNRCSGSVCSHYTQMVWASTNRVGCAVRKCSNMYVFGSTWREATLLVCNYSIKGNWVGEAPYKSGKPCSVCPSSYGGSCWRNQCSPNRKPKRLARN; this is translated from the exons ATGGGTGCTGCCTGTGTTCAGCTCCTGTTGGCTGCCACCCTGTGGATGATGCCTGACATGGCTGCCACCCTGTGGATGATGCCTCACATgggagcagctgctgctgcagagccGCTCAACATGACCCGGGCTGGAGCTGAGACGCGGTCAGACTTCAGGATGCCCACTGGAGCTGCCAGCAGACGGAAAAGAGCCATTTCATCCAGAGAGATTAACGCTCTGCTGGATTACCACAACCGAGTCCGCTCTCAGGTCTTCCCCCCCGCCGCTAATATGGAGTTCATG CTCTGGGATGAGGGACTCGCTGAGTCAGCCGACTCCTGGGCTTCACGATGCGTTTGGGATCACGGTCCGACACAAGTCATGAGATACATGGGCCAGAACCTGTCAGTCACTTCAGGAAG GTACCAGTCCATCACTGATCTGGTCCAGTCCTGGTACGAGGAGAGGCATCACTTCTCCTTCCCGAACAGATGCAGCGGATCAGTGTGCTCTCACTACACTCAG ATGGTGTGGGCGAGCACCAACAGAGTGGGATGTGCCGTCAGGAAGTGCTCTAACATGTACGTGTTCGGGAGCACCTGGAGGGAGGCGACGCTGCTGGTCTGCAACTACTCTATAAA GGGAAACTGGGTGGGAGAGGCTCCCTATAAGAGCGGTAAGCCTTGTTCCGTCTGTCCGTCCAGCTATGGCGGCTCCTGCTGGAGAAACCAATGCTCACCAAACAGAAAGCCCAAAAGACTCGCAAGAAATTAA